In a single window of the Planctomycetia bacterium genome:
- a CDS encoding NADH-quinone oxidoreductase subunit M, producing MLDWIVFLPLIGAVVVLMAPAHMARSLTWVFTFGVFLLSCALFGPFLPGGAGYSADYGTMQFQHIVPWIQVGNFNINYHIGIDGLSFPLIILTTLVTWLSAWASWNFDHWKVNRGPKGFFSLFLLLETGVLGTFVAMDFFLFYIFWEVMLLPMYFLIGVWGGPRKEYAAIKFFIYTFAGSVLMLVALLAMYYTSADALGTPAGTFSLIEYVTNPAIAEMFNSGSTKFLSWTFGPAMFVMLFIAFMIKVPVFPFHTWLPDAHVEAPTPISMILAGILLKLGAYGFLRVCYPIFPEAATQLAWYIALLGVINIIYGALCCLAQTDFKRLVAYSSISHMGYVVLGIAIMTKTGFQGAMFQVLAHGISSPMCFFLVGIIYDRAHHRDLNRFGGLWLAMPRYGSLATLGFFASLGLPGLCGFIGEIWVLLGAFNAPFTWAKPMAVVAAFGVVLTAAYILWMIQRVYLGKKKEEYADYPDATARETAILFPMAVLVIFMGILPSYTFDLMNGTLDKVVAIFNHSTAVALGG from the coding sequence ATTCTCGACTGGATCGTCTTCCTGCCTCTCATCGGGGCCGTCGTCGTCCTCATGGCGCCGGCGCACATGGCGAGGTCCCTCACCTGGGTCTTCACCTTCGGCGTGTTTCTGTTGTCGTGCGCCCTCTTCGGACCCTTCCTCCCCGGCGGTGCAGGCTACAGCGCCGATTACGGCACGATGCAGTTTCAGCACATCGTCCCCTGGATTCAGGTCGGAAATTTCAACATCAACTACCACATCGGTATCGACGGCCTCTCCTTCCCCCTGATCATCCTGACAACCCTCGTCACCTGGCTCTCCGCATGGGCAAGCTGGAACTTCGATCACTGGAAGGTTAACCGCGGCCCCAAGGGCTTCTTTTCGCTGTTCCTCCTGCTTGAGACCGGCGTCCTCGGCACGTTCGTCGCGATGGACTTCTTTCTCTTCTACATCTTCTGGGAAGTCATGCTCCTGCCGATGTATTTCCTCATCGGCGTATGGGGCGGCCCCCGGAAGGAATACGCCGCCATCAAATTCTTCATCTATACCTTCGCCGGCTCCGTGTTGATGCTCGTCGCTCTGCTGGCGATGTACTACACCAGCGCCGACGCCCTCGGCACGCCCGCAGGCACCTTCAGCCTCATCGAGTACGTCACCAACCCCGCCATCGCGGAGATGTTCAACAGCGGCTCCACCAAGTTCCTCTCCTGGACCTTCGGCCCGGCGATGTTCGTCATGCTGTTCATCGCCTTCATGATTAAGGTCCCCGTCTTCCCGTTCCACACCTGGCTGCCGGACGCCCATGTCGAAGCTCCGACGCCGATCTCCATGATCCTGGCCGGCATTCTGCTGAAACTCGGCGCCTACGGCTTCCTCCGCGTGTGCTACCCGATCTTCCCCGAGGCGGCCACTCAGCTTGCCTGGTACATCGCCCTGCTCGGGGTAATCAATATCATCTACGGCGCATTATGTTGCCTCGCCCAGACCGACTTTAAGCGCCTCGTCGCTTACAGCTCCATCAGCCACATGGGCTACGTCGTCCTCGGCATCGCCATCATGACCAAAACCGGTTTTCAGGGGGCGATGTTCCAGGTATTGGCCCACGGCATCAGCAGCCCGATGTGCTTCTTTTTGGTCGGCATCATTTACGACCGCGCCCATCATCGCGATCTCAATCGCTTCGGCGGATTGTGGCTCGCCATGCCGCGATATGGCTCACTGGCCACCCTCGGCTTCTTCGCCTCGCTCGGTCTGCCGGGCCTGTGCGGCTTCATCGGCGAGATTTGGGTGCTCCTCGGCGCCTTCAATGCCCCCTTTACCTGGGCCAAGCCGATGGCGGTTGTCGCGGCTTTCGGCGTTGTCCTCACTGCCGCCTACATCCTTTGGATGATCCAGCGCGTCTATCTCGGCAAGAAGAAGGAAGAGTACGCCGACTACCCCGATGCCACCGCCCGCGAAACGGCGATCCTCTTTCCCATGGCCGTACTGGTGATCTTCATGGGCATCCTGCCCAGCTACACATTTGACCTGATGAACGGCACGCTGGACAAGGTGGTTGCGATCTTCAATCACTCCACCGCCGTCGCCCTGGGAGGCTGA